TCTGGACAAGTCTGGTATAGGGGTGAAGAATTGGCTATGCCTGGATGATAGCTAGTTTACCCTTAGTAcagctggagaaactgaggctcaaatacaacttgcctgaggtcacactgTCAGTAAGTGGCAGAAGCAAGGTGAAGATTCAGACTTTTAATGGTCACTTTTAAAGTACCGTCCAGCAATGAACTGGGACCAATGTTCGTTGTTTCGAAAGCTGGGTCTTGGTTTGGGGAGCTAGGGATGGGGCAATGGAGAAAGGGGAGGCAGGGTCTTCTCTAACCGACCCCAGGGGGAGAAGCCGTGCTGATGGCGGTGGGGCTGAGCGTGAAGAAACAGTAGGCCACGGCTTGCTGACACAACTTCCACATCCCCATTGGATGGTTTTGCCTTGTTCCCCAGTTGTGCTGGGGGAATAGTGGAGCTGGTTGGTTACAGCCTTCACTTACCTCAGAGGCCCGGGTGTGTACCTCTGCACACCCTCACGGGAGACCAGATGTGAGCCCTGAGTGTGCCTCACGATGACTGTCACCTGAGTTTAGTGTTCTTGCTACCACCTCAGCTGTATCACGTATAAGTACATGAGTGAGGCCCAGGTGCATCGCCTGTATGCAGAAGGCCCAAGAATGTCATATGAAAGTGTTTGGCACTGAGTGTTACAGTGTCACCTGTGTGTGCTTAAGTGCAAAGGGGCCCTAGGTTTGTTACTTTTATGTGCCAGAGGTTGAGACTCAAAGTAAAAGGTGTACACCTGAGACCCTTATATGACGTGTGGGTGCATGTGAGCCTCAGAAgcaatatgagaaagaaaaagaaatatgtgttcCTAAGGCAAATTATGGTAGTCGTCCAGGGAAAGGGGACTAGTCTGTTACCATAATACTTGactttgaaatatgttttacCAATATGTACCTGATCAGGGTTGTTACTTGTGTCTACCTGAGAATGATACTCAGGTATGTTACCTGTATACCTGACTATCATTCTCAGACCTGTGTTACTAACAGATGCTCGAGTGGAAATCTGTGTATCAGCTTTCCTAAGATGGGTCCCTGGTGGAACTGGGAGGGGATGGGTACCTGAGGGTGAGGCTTGAGTGTTATGTCCAGTAGGGAGCCCAGTACCCCAGCCTGTGCCTCTGCCTCTAGGGTGAGCATTCTGAGCTGGCGAACCTGTGGCTTTGACcatttctgcctcctttgttcctACAGGGCCCACGGCTCACCACCACCCTGGGGCCCAGAGGTCATGGCCTGCCTCCATGAGACCCGCACACCCTCCCCTTCCTTTGGGGGTTTTGTGTCCACCCTAAGCGAGGCGTCTTTGCGCAAGTTGGACCCAGACACTTCTGACTGCACCCCTGAGAAAGACCTGACGCCCACCCAGTGTGTACTTCGAGACGTAGTGCCACTGGgtgggcagggcgggggtgggcccAGCCCCTCTCCAGGTGGAGAGCCACCCCATGAGCCTTTTGCCAACAGTGTCCTGCAGCTACATGAGCAGGATGCAGGGGGCCTAGGGGGAGCAGCTGGGTCCCCTGAGAGTCGGGCCCCCAGAGTTCGAGCAGATGAGGTACGGCTGCAGTGCCAGAGCGGCAGTGGCTTCCTAGAAGGCCTCTTTGGCTGTCTTCGCCCTGTCTGGACCATGATTGGCAAAGCCTACTCCACAGAGCACAAGCAGCAGCAGGAAGGTAGGCTGTGTCGGCTGTGTCCTCTGGAGACTCTGTTTCCCTGCGCGGAGTATCTGTTGGACAACCCCACCTAAGTCAGCTGATGACCCTCTCTCCCCAGAACCTGGCCCAATctccttatccattcatcagctaCTAACTTCTCACCTTCTTTTAAggccacccattcattcattcattgccttccctctcccttgTGACCAAGTCTTCTTGACCTTTTTTGGCTACTGTTCTGTCCTTGAGTCATTTCAGCCAACCCAGTCCTCTCCCCAGTGCCTGACCATCATAAGGCCCTGGGTGTGACTCTTTCTGAGCTTTGTGGCACTGTGCCTCCTGTCCACAGACCTTTGGGAGGTTCCCTTCGAGGAAATCCTGGACCTGCAGTGGGTGGGCTCAGGGGCCCAGGGTGCTGTCTTCCTGGGGCGCTTCCATGGGGAGGAGGTGGCCGTGAAGAAGGTACGGGACCTGAAGGAGACTGACATCAAGCACCTGCGAAAGCTGAAACACCCCAACATCATCACTTTCAAGTAAGGCTCACAGCAGGGGTTGGGGATACTATGCTGAAGGCAGAGACCTACTTGGGCAGCAGGGATCTAACCCACCCTTTTAAGGTTGTTTTAACAAACTTGGGCAGCAGGGATCTAACCCACCCTTTTAAGGTTGTTTTAacaaacttatatttttatttagttctggtgtttgtttttcattttaattttttaaagatttttatttattcttagagaagggattagagaggggaagggaaagagaatgagggagagacacatcaatgtgtggttgcctctcgtgtgccccctgcagggatctggcccgcaacccaggcatgtgccctgactgggaatcaaactggctggcgaccctttgattcgcaggctagcactcaatccactgagccacaccagccagggctattatttattgcttttagagagaggaaaggaaagagaaatactgatttgttgttccacctatttatgcattcattggttgactcttgtatgtgccctgatcagggattgaacccgtaaCCCTGGTgttatcaggacgatgctctaaccaactgagctactcagccagagCTACCCCTCCCTTTTTAAAGGATATACCCAATTGGCATGGGTGGGAATGGGGTTCCAGATATGAGTACGGGCTGGCTTTATACCACTGTTTGGCCCCCAGGGGTGTGTGCACCCAGGCTCCTTGCTACTGCATCCTCATGGAGTTCTGCGCCCAGGGCCAGCTGTATGAGGTACTGCGGGCTGGCCGCCCTGTGACCCCATCTTTGCTGGTCGACTGGTCCATGGGCATCGCCGGTGGCATGAACTACCTGCACCTGCACAAGATTATCCATAGAGACCTCAAGTCCCCCAAGTGAGTGAGCAAGCAGGGAGACACTGATGTGCATGGTCTCCTGCAGGTGACCCCCTACCCCAAGTCAGTGTGGCCATCTCCCTGCTTCCAGACCCTGTTTTAAGTCCACGTGGCCATCTCAGAAAGCTCTCCCAATGACAGTTCTATCTCGGGAGGGCTGTGGTGAGCCCCCTGCCTCTGTCCCAAATGACTTGATGGAAAGGTAGAGTTGCTGCAGCTAAAGGAGGTGTGTAGAGGGGCCTTGACCCCAGCTGACTATACTCTTTACCAGCATGCTAATCACATACGATGATGTGGTGAAGATCTCCGATTTTGGCACTTCCAAGGAGCTGAGTGACAAGAGCACCAAGATGTCCTTTGCAGGGACGGTAGCCTGGATGGCACCTGAAGTGATTCGTAATGAGCCTGTGTCTGAGAAGGTCGACATCTGGTGAGGGCCGGGCTGAGGACTGAGAATAGCAGTGGCCAGCagagtgggcaggagggaggggggcttCCAGGGTCTGAGTGCAAGTGAGATGCATCTACAGGGAGCATCTCCCAAGTGATGTCCCCTCTTATTCCCAGGTCCTTTGGTGTGGTGCTATGGGAACTACTAACTGGTGAGATCCCCTACAAAGATGTGGATTCTTCAGCCATCATCTGGGGTGTAGGAAGCAACAGTCTCCATCTGCCCGTGCCCTCCAGCTGTCCAGACGGCTTCAAAATCCTACTTCGCCAATGCTGGTAAGAGTGGTGTGGCAAAGCTGGGAAGCAAAGGGGCACTGCTGATGGTTAGCCATCACCTAGAATCCAGGCATCCAGGCCCAGAATCCTGAACAGGGAAAGAGGCACCAAGCTCCCAGATAGGACTCCTGAGGGCCCCAGGATTCAGTGTGTGAATATAGGGGACTACAATGTAGAAATGAGAGGAAGTGAATTGACCAGTACTTGGCAAGGCTGTATTAGATTCAAAGACACACAGgcgttctgtgaccttgggcaaggacCATATGAGCCTTAGACTGCAGGAGGGAAGGCCCTGGACCGTTGTTTGGAACCGCAATGGAAGGTTGAACATTTCTAATCTTTGGTTAAACATTTcacaaaatgtgtttcttttaatGGCGCCACTCAgaaaaaggtttttgttttggcCAACAAGTTGAAAAATAGGATTGAATAGGTTTGCTTACTGCAGGACTTTGATATGCTAACAGAGTGTAATGTTTCCTAGAAAGTTGACCAGGGAATTCTTTTGTCACAGAGTACATTGTAGGATTGGATTCTCCAGAACACTGAGAAAGGATGCCCTAGTTCCTTTCTGGTCTTCCCTTAAATTCCTTTTCTTCAACTCTATTTCCTCCAGGAACAGCAAACCACGAAATCGTCCATCATTCCGACAGATTCTGCTACATCTGGACATCGCCTCAGCGGATGTCCTTTCCACACCCCAGGAGACTTATTTTAAGTCCCAGGTGTGATGTGGGTAGAAAAATGAAcatctcagctccctctgaggaGATGCTCTTTGAAGGAAGAAGGGTTGGTTGGGGTGGAATATATGAGCTTTGGGAGGGCTGAGACCAGTGTTGGCCAGCTAGTTCCAACAGTTTGCAACAGTGCAGGCACCTGCAGGGGCCTTCTATGTGTATGCCCAGCGAAGGCATGTTTCTCACCCCTCATTGTCTCTCCACCCCCAGGCAGAGTGGCGTGAAGAGGTAAAGCTgcactttgaaaaaattaagtcAGAAGGGACCTGTCTGCACCGCCTAGAAGAGGAGCTAGtgatgaggaggagggaggagctcaggtgtgtgcctgtgtttggAAAGGTGGTTAGACCGACAGCAGGGACTGTTGGCCAGTTCCCAGAGACTGGGACAAATTATTGTACCAGGTGAAGCCAGCTCACCTCAAGGACTTCTCTGACCATTTTAGACACGCCTTGGACATCAGGGAGCACTACGAAAGGAAGCTGGAAAGAGCCAATAACCTATACATGGAACTTAATGCCCTTATGTTACAGCTGGAGCTCAAGGAGCGGGAGCTCCTCAGGTAAACCACATGGCCCTTCTGCAGACCCCAATCCCATCTTCACGGAGCTGTGTCTAACCCAGATCCTCTTGAGCCTGGGTCCCCCTTCCCGGTTCCTGCTCACATGCCCATCTGAAGTGGTGTCTGTGTGTAGGAGGGAGCAAGCTCTAGAGCGGAGGTGCCCAGGTCTGCTGAAGTCACACCCTTCCCGAGGCCTCCTACATGGGAACACAATGGAGAAGCTCATCAAGAAGAGGAATGCTCCACAGAAGCTGTCACCCCACAGCAAAAGGTGGGACTGGAGTTAAGTGCTGAGGTTCTAAAATGGCAAGGGGGGTGCTGGGAGAAGCAGGAGTAGGAGTCAAGGATGCCAGGAATACTGTTATTTAGTtggaaggagccctggccaggaagctcagttggttagagtgttgacCCAGTATGCcatggttgcaggttcaatccctggtcagggcacatacaagactcaaccagtgaatgcatcagtgGGACAACATATTGCTCTTTCTcctttaaaagtcatttaaaaaattttgtttttagttggGGAGAGAGGTGCTCTTTGTATGGCCCAAAGTTAGGGAGTGCTTTCAGtcaataaatttgttttgttaatctCAAACTtgtcctttccctctcccaccaGGCCAGATATCCTCAAGACTGAGTCTTTGCTACCAAAACTAGATGCAGCCCTGAGTGGGGTGGGTCTTCCTGGGTGTCCTAAGGGTCCCCCCTCACCAGGACGGAATCGCCGTGGCAAGACCCGTCATCGCAAGGCCAGCGCCAAGGGCAGCTGTGGGGACCTGCCAGGGCTTCGTGCAGCTATGCCACCCCATGAACCTGGGGGACCAGGAAGCCCAGGAGTGCTAGGAGGGGGACCCTCAGCTTGGgaggcctgccctccagcccTCCGTGGGCTCCATCATGATCTCCTGCTACGAAAGATGTCCTCTTCGTCCCCAGATCTGCTGTCAGCAGCACTGGGAGCCCGGGGCCGGGGGGCCACAGGGGGACCTGGGGATCCTGGCTCACCACCTGCAGCCCGGGGCGACACCCCCCCAAGCGAGGGCTCAGCACCTGGCTCCACCAGCCCGGATTCACCTGGGGGAGCCAAAGGGGAGCCACCTCCACCAGTAGGGCCTAGTGAAGGTGTGGGGCTGCTGGGAACTGGAAGGGAAGGGACCTCGGGACGGGGAGGAAGCCGGGCTGGGTCCCAGCACTTGACCCCAGCTGCACTGCTGTACAGGGCTGCTGTCACTCGAAGTCAGGTAAAGTATGGGGCAGTTTGTGATCTCCTCCTTTACTTGTTCTCCCCCTGGGGTCCAATTCCATTAACTCTTGATCTTAAGCCATTCCCTACATAACCCTTTATAATTATGTTCCCCTTCCCTGGGCCCAATACCTCTCCCCATTTTTGACCAGTCCACTCATCTCTCCTGCAGAAACGTGGCATATcatcagaggaagaggaaggagaggtggaCAGTGAGGTAGAGCTGACATCAAACCAGAggtgaatgaaggaataaaataaataatggcaTTCATTTGCTTTCTGGGCTGCAAGGAACGCCATCAAGCTGTAGCTGTCTCTGACATAGGTGGCCTCAGGGCCTGAACATGCGCCAGTCACTATCTACCTTCAGCTCGGAGAATCCATCAGATGGGGAGGAAGGTACAGCTAGTGAGCCATCCCCCAGCGGAACACCTGATGTTGGCAGTACCAACACAGATGAGCGGCCAGATGAGCGGTCTGATGACATGTGTTCCCAAGGGTCAGAAATCCCACTGGACCAACCTGCTTCAGAGGTAGTTACTGGCCCTGAACCCAGCTCCTTGCCCATCCAGCACCAGGACCTACTCAGAGGGGACAAGGTGAGTACAAAAAAAAGGCCAGGTGTTGGACAGGAAACACATTCAGTCACTTGAGTGCTACTGGGGAGAATAGGTGCAGAGGCCAAAacataggtatttattcattcaggGCATTCCATATCTAAACCTGTCTCCTCCAATACCAAAGATCAAATTTTCCACCTGTTggaataggtgtcctgtaggatggATAGCTCAGTAGGTTTGCTTACATAGTAGCTCTAAATCATAGCCAGGGAGGAATCCTGAAACTAGGGAGTCTCGAGCCTTGGAGAATGGCCTAAGCAACAAAATCTGGAGGTAATAAAATCAGTGAGCTGCTGGCTATTAAAGACGTCAGTGAAGAATTCTGAAGGAATCTATTTGTAATGCCAAGAGACGCTGAGCCTGACACCTCATTGCATGTCTACTCTTCACAGGGCCCTCCCAATTCCGAGGACTCAGACTGTGACAGCACTGAACTGGACAACTCCAACAATGGTGAAGCCTTgcagcccccagcctccctccctccatgaaAGCCACTCTTATTCCtgtacatagaaaaatatttatataaataatatatatgcgCCACATAATCAACAAAGATGGGGCTATCCCAGCCTTTTAAGTCAGGCTCAAGGGAGACTGACCCCTGACCTATCCACCTGATAAACTCTAGGGACACTGGCAGCTGTGGAAATGAAGGACTGCCCTAGAGCTGTGGGTAAGGGCAAACTGGTCCCTCCCTGCTTCACCCCATTATGTTCAGCAAACGGGCAGTAGAGAAACCAGACTTGCCTCCTATGATCCTCTACTCTTTCCCCTAAACccggaggaggaaagggagccaCTTAACtgcacttttttgttttgtttactgtttACATATTTTGCACTTGAGGAGGGAGACTAAGGCTGGGTCCTTTCCTCTTGAGTTTTCTCAGGTGCAATTTAACTAATTTCTTTGTCCCTCCATTTCTCTGCCCAAGTCCTGGCTTAGGGTCTAGGAGGGAGGCTAGAAGGTTGTGAAAGCATGTGATGGCTCAGGCTGAAGAATTGGGGTGTTTAAGTCCCTGCTTTTATCTTGGTGCCTGATTGGGGTGGAGACTGTCATATTGTAATCCCTGTGAAAAACCTTGAAATATAACCACTCCATGCAGGCCCAGCTGTTGAGGGTTTTCTTGGTGAACAAATGGGGTAGCACATGGTGAAGTAGCAGCCTTGGGCTCCAGACATTACCTGAGGACTGTGGATGCAATACTTCTTTAATGCTTTTCTGTCTCAATGAACATCACTTAAAGCTACAGCCTGCTGAAATTATCTGCATAAATGGGAGCAGGTAACTAAAGGATGAAGATCTTAAAACACCCACTCTTACTACGGAGAAGAGGACTATAAATGAAGAGTTATTAAAAATCAGTACACTGTAGCTTGGGCAAGAGGACATTCCTAGCAACTGGAATGCCAGTCCGACACACGTGCAACTGCTCCCGTGTGCGTATGTGtgtcctccccacaccctcctaCCCGCCGTGGCATCGCTTGACTACTATTTACAGGTAAATCATAGAGAATGTCATCTCCAATCTTTGGAATcaaaggcagagccagcctgCTCTATTAGGATCACTTCAGCGCAGGCTCAAGGGAAAACCCAATCAAgggctacaaaaaaaaaaagatggagtgGTAAACGGAAGAAACAACTGGAATAAAGGCTCATATTAAAAGCCCACATAGGGTCCTTGTCCTTTGAGGGATAAAAggtgcaaaataaaacaagacaacagGAATAAAACCCACGTGATTCACTGTGGCATCCAGTTTCTATTCACAAAGAAAAAGCTCCAgtccatcttttaattttttttgaaaaattcctgaCATTACAGAACTAAACTGAAATGTATTAATATTCCACTCTTACATTTCCatgacaaacagaaaaaaaatttcatgagcaaaaaaaaaaaaaaaacaaaaacaaaaaaacagggagaagcttataaaactaaatatggatCTCAGCATTAACAGCTGAACATAGAAAGGAATTAAAAcgctttaattaaaaaatcacgAGTGGATGATAAAGTGTGtagaaactgaaaatttacaaACTATTTAAAACCTGGAATCGCTGACTGTTCAGAAACTACACAGATGGATCATGGGTGGTGGTGAACAGCAGAAAGGGATTATGGATGAATCTGCATTGTTCTAGCTGCTCCCCATGCCACCCGTCTCCGAAGAAAGCCTGTAACACAAAACAAGAACTCAAAGTTAGTTTCTTGAGTCCCTAGCTGCACCTCACTCCAAAACTTTCAACCTGGTTGAACTGTGAAGGAGTGTTTATATGAAACAAAATCAGTGTTTCAGTATCAGGAGTAACATTTTAAGATTCCTTGAGTTAACTAGTACTATGTGCCTGTAACCCCTGCAATCCAAGCTTCGTGAGGGCAAATTATCTCAGAACCAAAGTGAACTGAGGACCTTTGCTATCAACTGTGGGCATCCGTCAAACTGGGCTCTTCTGAACCTTTGTGGGAGATGTTAAACACCTTATATGgccctggtcgggtagctcagttgtgTACAGCATCATCCCTATgacaaggctgtgggttcaattcccggtcagggcacatataagaatcaaccaataaattcaacaaaaaattgatgttcctctctctataaaaaacCTTTTGAGAATACGCCACACAGTAAAGTCTCTTGTCAGTCACAAATACAGAAgcaatgtttttttaatcacctgaggacattttttcattgcttttagagaagggagaaagagaaacactgatgcaagagagaagcacccATCCCTTGCTTCCAgttatgtgcctggactggggattgaatcggcaacctagacatgtgccccgcccaggaattgaaccctgcaaatttggggtttgggggaggatgctgcaatcaactgagccacatatGCTAAGGCACAAGCAGTATTTCTTTACTGCTGAGCTTACTTCCACTCCTAAGATAACGATAGAATAGTTTAGAAAACATTTATGGAAAAATAGCCTCACCAGGCTAATGCCAAGACGGCTCCAAAAACAGGGCACTCTTCCCCTCTGGAGAGCTCACCTGGATGgatctttcccttccctcttatCCCCCCAGGAGCATtatctttgcctttctctctcctaagctccaagggcccttctttcgcttctgtaacttgtttcctgagcttgcacagcccagctggctcacttctactacctctTTAACTTTCTCAATAAACTCACAatttggaagggagggaggacctTTATTCTAGAATAGCCTATTACTAGCTAACTATTAAGAGATACTGATGTTTTAAATAAGAGATGTCAGAGAGGGAGGAGCAAGTATAGTAAGTATGAGTCAAGAAGTATACTTAACCTAGTTTTCAGGACTTAAAAATGAAAGCCAAAATAATGTTTTAGGAACTCCCTAACTCATTCTAGAAGCTTCCAAATCCATGGTCTTAAAACAAATTCTCCATCCAAACATACCTAGCTACAAAGTCTTTGTTTCAAATACATCATTTGAAGCCCCAGAATCCACCTTTTGGCTTTGAAGAAAAAGTATGTAGGCCTTTGGCTTCACTGATAATAGGTAGCCAGCAAGACAGTTTACATAACAGAACTAATGTGTTACAACTGAAGTTTCacttcaaaaatttcaaaaagacttTCAAATGTCTGACATAACCTATCTGTGGTCTCGAGTCAAGGGAGCATGAACACTTCCCCATCTGTATCTCTTCCACAACACTGAAAGACAAAAGCTGGCCAGTAGGGGGAAGGAAAACAAGGGTCAATAAATAGATGAGTCTTTCAACTACAAACTAATATGTCAGAAATGGTATTTCCATATCAGCATAAAGGGGAATATTTTGTTCTTAAAGAGGGTAGATTCTTGCCAACAAAAAAATGGGATAATCTAGGGTAATGTAAACAGGCCCTGAGTAAGAATTTAAGGGGGAACTGAAAGTTCAACAAAGGATCTGCTGGAAACAGTTTAGATCTAAGACccaaaaaaattaagttcatgCAAGAAGGTGGTAGCACTTCAACACCAAAGAGAGCTTAGAAAGAACTGTCCAGAATTTATGCACACAGCCCTAGCAGGGATTGAAAGAAAGGGGAAAGTAGAGAGGGGACAAGGAGGTAAGAAAACCCAACCACAAATATTATGTTGTGGACTCTTGGTGATGGTAGTCACTTAAACATCTGGATTCCTTCCCAGCCATCCTCCTTTAGGGAGAACTCATTAGGTAAAGAGGCCTTCTAATCAAGAGCTAGACAAAATGATATCAGCAAGATTAAGTGCAAACTACAAAAACATCTCACCTAAGTGAGAACTGGACTACATGATAAAGGAGCAGCTAGCAACTAAACAAGAAAAGTCCTATCTAGACAATCAACTGAAGCTTGTCCCTCTAGTCCTCCATGTAGACTTGGTACATGTAAAAAGTAACTCATGGGCCCAATCTGGGTTCGAGGGGCCACAATACCATGATAATATATAATGCAATACTCACAAGCAATTAGATTTTCTTAACGCTATATAAACCAAAGGGAATTTAGGAAAAAGTTATCAGGAAAAAAACCTCTGTAGTATTTCTAATGTCTTGCTTGGGAAGAGCATCATACTTTCATTATACTGGTAGTATGTATTCAGGTTGAATGGAAGACTACCAGATGCCCTTTACCATTATACCTACAGTATTTCTGACCTTTTATAAAGAAGGAACTGAGGTTTTAGAATAAGAAAAGTAAGTCTTCAGGGATATTAAGTATACTTTGAGTTGTTAGTTCTCACTAGTCATCCATGTGATTTGCAAATGTGTATTTTCCTAGGGCctcaatttttttgttaaatcaaataaataagtaatcgATGAGTTATAGTTGATATTAATGGTTCCTTCCAAATCTAAGATAATAATTTTCTACTCGTGGTAAATAGAGTGTTGGTGGGGAGACAGAAGGGTAAACAAGAAATGGGAAGGATAAAGCGACTTAGTCTAGTAAATCAGGGTTAATTTAGGATGACCGGGACATCTTCCTGTCAAATCTTAGGTGATGTCACACACGGGTTGGTTGTTCCAGGTTTACCCAATGTGATAGGAAGAGAAGTAATGCCAGTTCAGGGGAATGCAGACAAGCTGGCAAACTTTTGAGACTTTCCCCAAATTGCTTCCCCATTTTAGGTAAAGAAATAACCTCTTTGTATGTATGACCTATAAAAGATCCTCAGAGTAACCACTCACCAGAGGAAACAAGCCGGAGATGTATACCCCGGTTACTTGCTGCTGTTGGCAAGGTAAGGGATATGAAAAGTCAGAGAAACTATTGTTCAGTGAAGAAGGTTCTTGCCAATTATGGAAGACCCTCAGGACTTAATCCTGTGACAGGCCATCACTCTTTGTGGGGAATGACTAAGGACTAAAAATTAACCAGGGATATAGAGAGGTCCAGTCAGTTTTATAAACTCCCTAGTTAAGAAGCTACAGGTCACAAGTTCCCACCCCTTTACCCTTCACAGCACACAGTCAACTAAGGTTCTTACTGTGGCAACTTTATTACATCTAGAAACACAAATCTGGCCAAGAAGACCAGCTGATAACTTaaccattaaataattttttaaaaaataaaggttaacGGAGAAGTTTTTATTCATTAACACAGAGCCTAACACATTGTTATATTGCAAGGCAGAATAAAGCTACAAAAAAGtaacagaatgagaaaaagcaagaacTGTGGCTCCAAATAAAGTATTCAACAAGTCAGACTCTGAAACAGGCACTGAGCTGAAATGGCCTAAACCTAAACAACGgtaccactgcccccacccccaccccgttaTCCCCCAAATAGTAAAAAGGAAATGTCACAAGCTCACAATTGTTTGGTTCTCACCAATgttaacaaaggaaaacaaaatgaaccaaGAATTACTTGAGGGAGTGCCTCAAGATATGCAATCAGTAGGGGGAGAATCTCTGTTTCTCGCCTTTCAGTTTGTTAGTTACACATGGCACagcagaggtggtggtggtggtagctgAAGCCCCGGAACCCTTAGCAGCAGACACAACATTTAGAGCCAGGAGAGGGATGGGTTTCATGCCAAGCAGACTGGAGACACAAGGGGCGGTCGGAAGAGGGTTGGGGAGGCTGGAGGGTGCGTCGGAGGTCCCCGCTGTGGCGAgcgagggggtggtggtggaggaggaagaagaagaagaaggggtgGAGGGTTGAGAGAGGTTGATGCTGAGGTGATCAGGGATCGTGACGGAGGCTGCCTGGGAGGAGGGTTTAGCGTTTTCTAAACTGtaacagaggaaaaaaggaacaaaa
This DNA window, taken from Desmodus rotundus isolate HL8 chromosome 3, HLdesRot8A.1, whole genome shotgun sequence, encodes the following:
- the MAP3K12 gene encoding mitogen-activated protein kinase kinase kinase 12 isoform X1, translating into MACLHETRTPSPSFGGFVSTLSEASLRKLDPDTSDCTPEKDLTPTQCVLRDVVPLGGQGGGGPSPSPGGEPPHEPFANSVLQLHEQDAGGLGGAAGSPESRAPRVRADEVRLQCQSGSGFLEGLFGCLRPVWTMIGKAYSTEHKQQQEDLWEVPFEEILDLQWVGSGAQGAVFLGRFHGEEVAVKKVRDLKETDIKHLRKLKHPNIITFKGVCTQAPCYCILMEFCAQGQLYEVLRAGRPVTPSLLVDWSMGIAGGMNYLHLHKIIHRDLKSPNMLITYDDVVKISDFGTSKELSDKSTKMSFAGTVAWMAPEVIRNEPVSEKVDIWSFGVVLWELLTGEIPYKDVDSSAIIWGVGSNSLHLPVPSSCPDGFKILLRQCWNSKPRNRPSFRQILLHLDIASADVLSTPQETYFKSQAEWREEVKLHFEKIKSEGTCLHRLEEELVMRRREELRHALDIREHYERKLERANNLYMELNALMLQLELKERELLRREQALERRCPGLLKSHPSRGLLHGNTMEKLIKKRNAPQKLSPHSKRPDILKTESLLPKLDAALSGVGLPGCPKGPPSPGRNRRGKTRHRKASAKGSCGDLPGLRAAMPPHEPGGPGSPGVLGGGPSAWEACPPALRGLHHDLLLRKMSSSSPDLLSAALGARGRGATGGPGDPGSPPAARGDTPPSEGSAPGSTSPDSPGGAKGEPPPPVGPSEGVGLLGTGREGTSGRGGSRAGSQHLTPAALLYRAAVTRSQKRGISSEEEEGEVDSEVELTSNQRWPQGLNMRQSLSTFSSENPSDGEEGTASEPSPSGTPDVGSTNTDERPDERSDDMCSQGSEIPLDQPASEVVTGPEPSSLPIQHQDLLRGDKGPPNSEDSDCDSTELDNSNNGEALQPPASLPP
- the MAP3K12 gene encoding mitogen-activated protein kinase kinase kinase 12 isoform X2; amino-acid sequence: MACLHETRTPSPSFGGFVSTLSEASLRKLDPDTSDCTPEKDLTPTQCVLRDVVPLGGQGGGGPSPSPGGEPPHEPFANSVLQLHEQDAGGLGGAAGSPESRAPRVRADEVRLQCQSGSGFLEGLFGCLRPVWTMIGKAYSTEHKQQQEDLWEVPFEEILDLQWVGSGAQGAVFLGRFHGEEVAVKKVRDLKETDIKHLRKLKHPNIITFKGVCTQAPCYCILMEFCAQGQLYEVLRAGRPVTPSLLVDWSMGIAGGMNYLHLHKIIHRDLKSPNMLITYDDVVKISDFGTSKELSDKSTKMSFAGTVAWMAPEVIRNEPVSEKVDIWSFGVVLWELLTGEIPYKDVDSSAIIWGVGSNSLHLPVPSSCPDGFKILLRQCWNSKPRNRPSFRQILLHLDIASADVLSTPQETYFKSQAEWREEVKLHFEKIKSEGTCLHRLEEELVMRRREELRHALDIREHYERKLERANNLYMELNALMLQLELKERELLRREQALERRCPGLLKSHPSRGLLHGNTMEKLIKKRNAPQKLSPHSKRPDILKTESLLPKLDAALSGVGLPGCPKGPPSPGRNRRGKTRHRKASAKGSCGDLPGLRAAMPPHEPGGPGSPGVLGGGPSAWEACPPALRGLHHDLLLRKMSSSSPDLLSAALGARGRGATGGPGDPGSPPAARGDTPPSEGSAPGSTSPDSPGGAKGEPPPPVGPSEGVGLLGTGREGTSGRGGSRAGSQHLTPAALLYRAAVTRSQKRGISSEEEEGEVDSEVELTSNQRWPQGLNMRQSLSTFSSENPSDGEEGSEIPLDQPASEVVTGPEPSSLPIQHQDLLRGDKGPPNSEDSDCDSTELDNSNNGEALQPPASLPP